Proteins from a genomic interval of Zonotrichia leucophrys gambelii isolate GWCS_2022_RI chromosome 5, RI_Zleu_2.0, whole genome shotgun sequence:
- the ABHD12B gene encoding protein ABHD12B isoform X1 — protein sequence MWAWPVVGVVRTAMRRRGGVGDSGGGSGGDIVRAEGKLGVAQHGRAGRWWLPWLRTLLLAPLLTYVSFPFLIRLFPSLLNKFVYLNFLSFPLFVDFRRPELLVNNTINLYLTTEPGVTVGIWHTVPSSRGAEAQGKDQRWYEEALADAHPVIIYLHGNGGTRAARHRVQFLKAMGAADFHILALDYRGYADSTGYPSENGFNTDVLALYDWVKARSGNSSILFWGHSLGTGIATNAARKLQEERGVQIGAVVLESPYTNIRDAAANIPITKIFRQFPGFGYLILDSMARAGMFFPSDENVKMLSCPLLILHADDDGVVPPKLGHQLYETALQAYRDKSKVKLITFPQKLGLGHDYISFHPELPALVKDFLNMK from the exons ATGTGGGCGTGGCCTGTCGTTGGTGTCGTGCGCACAGCGAtgcggcggcgcggcggggtCGGCGACAGCGGCGGTGGCAGCGGTGGCGACATTGTCCGGGCGGAGGGAAAGCTCGGCGTGGCCCAGCACGGGCG GGCCGGGCGCTGGTGGCTGCCATGGCTGCGCACGCTCCTCCTGGCCCCGCTCCTCACCTAcgtctcctttcccttcctcatcCGCCTCTTCCCCAGCCTGCTCAACAAATTCGTCTACCTGAACTTCC TGTCCTTCCCTCTCTTTGTGGACTTTCGGCGGCCGGAGCTGCTGGTGAACAACACCATCAACCTGTACCTCACCACCGAGCCGGGCGTCACAGTTGGCATCTG gcacacggtgccaagcagcagagggGCCGAGGCGCAGGGCAAGGACCAGCGCTGGTACGAGGAGGCTCTGGCTGATGCCCACCCTGTGATCATCTACCTGCACGGCAATGGGGGCACCAG GGCTGCGAGACACCGTGTCCAGTTCTTGAAG GCCATGGGGGCTGCTGACTTCCACATCCTGGCTCTCGACTACAGAG gctATGCAGACTCCACTGGATACCCCTCAGAGAATGGCTTCAACACAGATGTCCTGGCACTCTATGACTGGGTGAAAGCACGGAGTGGGAACAGCAGCATCCTCTTCTGGGGAcattccctggggacagg GATTGCCACCAATGCAGCGAGGAAACTGCAGGAGGAGCGAG ggGTCCAGATTGGTGCTGTTGTCCTGGAGTCTCCCTACACCAACATCCGAGACGCAGCTGCCAACATCCCCATCACcaag ATCTTCCGGCAGTTCCCAGGTTTTGGGTACCTCATCCTGGACTCCATGGCTCGGGCAGGAATGTTCTTCCCCAGTGATGAGAA TGTGAAGATGCTGAGCTGCCCCCTCCTCATCCTGCACGCAGACGATGATGGAGTCGTGCCTCCAAAGCTGGGACACCAG CTCTACGAGACAGCACTGCAGGCCTACAGGGACAAATCCAAGGTGAAGTTAATCACCTTCCCCCAAAAGCTGGGCTTGGGCCACGACTACATCTCCTTCCACCCggagctgcctgccctggtgAA AGACTTCTTAAACATGAAGTGA
- the PYGL gene encoding glycogen phosphorylase, liver form isoform X2 produces the protein MSRPLSDQERRKQISIRGIVGAESVAELKRGFNRHLHFTLVKDRNVATPRDYYFALAHTVRDHLVGRWIRTQQYYYEKDPKRIYYLSLEFYMGRTLQNTMINLGLQNACDEAVYQLGLDMEELEEIEEDAGLGNGGLGRLAACFLDSMATLGLAAYGYGIRYEYGIFNQKIRDGWQVEEADDWLRHGNPWEKARPEYMLPVHFYGRVEHSASGAKWIDTQVVLALPYDTPVPGYMNNTVNTMRLWSARAPNDFNLRDFNVGDYIQAVLDRNLAENISRVLYPNDNFFEGKELRLKQEYFVVAATLQDIIRRFKASKFGSTDSVRTVFDSFPDQVAIQLNDTHPAMAIPELMRIFVDIEKLPWDKAWDITKRTFAYTNHTVLPEALERWPVDLVEKLLPRHLQIIYEINQRHLDHIASLFPNDVERLRRMSLIEEGDTKRINMAHLCIVGSHAVNGVAKIHSEIVKTQVFEDFAELEPEKFQNKTNGITPRRWLLLCNPGLAELIAEKIGEDYVRDLSQLTKLHKFVDDDLFIREVAKVKQENKVKFALYLEKEYKVKINPSSMFDVHVKRIHEYKRQLMNCLHIITMYNRIRRDPAKLFVPRTVIIGGKAAPGYHMAKMIIKLINAVAQVVNNDPVVGSKLKVIFLENYRVSLAEKVIPATDLSEQISTAGTEASGTGNMKFMLNGALTIGTMDGANVEMAEEAGEENLFIFGMRVEDVTELDRKGYNAQLYYDRLPELKQAVDQIKSGFFSPNDPNLFNDVVNMLFHHDRFKVFADYEAYVKCQEKVSELYLNSKAWTKMVIRNIAAAGKFSSDRTIKEYARDIWHVEPSDLKIPPPNEPRDAGQDKTPNGTAA, from the exons ATGTCGCGGCCGCTGTCGGACCAGGAGCGGCGGAAGCAGATCAGCATCCGCGGCATCGTGGGCGCCGAGAGCGTGGCCGAGCTCAAGCGGGGCTTCAACCGGCACCTGCACTTCACCCTGGTCAAGGACCGCAATGTGGCCACCCCACGCGATTACTACTTCGCCCTGGCCCACACCGTGCGGGACCACCTGGTGGGGCGCTGGATCCGCACGCAGCAGTACTACTACGAGAAGGACCCCAAG AGGATTTATTACCTCTCCCTGGAATTCTACATGGGGCGGACGCTGCAGAACACGATGATTAACCTGGGGCTGCAGAACGCCTGTGATGAGGCTGTCTACCAG CTCGGGCTGGACATGGAAGAGCTGGAGGAAATCGAGGaggatgctgggctgggcaacgggggtctgggcaggctggcag cctgCTTCCTGGACTCCATGGCCACGCTGGGGCTGGCAGCCTACGGCTACGGCATCCGCTACGAGTACGGCATCTTCAACCAGAAGATCCGGGACGGGTGGCAG GTGGAAGAGGCTGATGACTGGCTCAGGCATGGCAATCCCTGGGAGAAGGCCCGCCCTGAGTACATGCTGCCCGTGCACTTCTACGGCCGTGTGGAGCACTCTGCCTCTGGTGCCAAGTGGATTGACACCCAG gtggtgctggcactgccctacGACACGCCCGTGCCCGGCTACATGAACAACACGGTCAACACCATGCGCCTGTGGTCAGCCCGCGCTCCCAACGACTTCAACCTGCGCGACT tCAACGTTGGGGACTACATCCAGGCCGTGCTGGACAGGAACCTGGCCGAGAACATCTCCCGGGTGCTCTACCCCAACGACAAC TTCTTcgaagggaaggagctgaggctgAAGCAGGAGTACTTTGTGGTGGCTGCCACCCTGCAGGACATCATCCGCCGCTTCAAAGCGTCCAAATTCGGGAGCACGGACAGCGTCCGCACCGTGTTCGATTCCTTCCCGGACCAG gtTGCCATCCAGCTGAATGACAcacaccctgccatggccatCCCTGAGCTGATGAGGATTTTCGTGGACATTGAGAAGCTGCCGTGGGATAAG GCCTGGGACATCACCAAGAGGACCTTTGCCTACACCAACCACACGGTGCTTCCCGAGGCCCTGGAGCGCTGGCCCGTGGACCTGGTGGAgaagctgctccccaggcacctGCAGATCATCTATGAGATCAACCAGAGACACCTGGAT CACATCGCGTCCCTGTTCCCCAACGACGTGGAGCGGCTGCGGAGGATGTCCCTGATCGAGGAAGGGGACACCAAGAGGATCAACATGGCCCATCTCTGCATCGTGGGCTCCCACGCTGTCAACGGCGTGGCCAAGATCCACTCCGAGATCGTCAAGACTCAAGT GTTCGAGGACTTTGCGGAGCTGGAGCCGGAGAAGTTCCAGAACAAGACCAACGGGATCACCCCGCGGCgctggctcctgctctgcaacCCGGGGCTGGCGGAGCTCATCGCAGAG AAAATCGGGGAGGACTACGTGCGGGACCTGAGCCAGCTGACCAAGCTGCACAAGTTCGTGGACGACGACCTCTTCATCCGGGAGGTGGCCAAAGTGAAGCAG gagAACAAGGTGAAGTTCGCGCTGTACCTGGAGAAGGAGTACAAGGTGAAAATCAACCCTTCCTCCATGTTCGACGTGCACGTGAAGAGGATCCACGAGTACAAGCGGCAGCTGATGAACTGCCTGCACATCATCACCATGTACAACC GAATCAGGAGGGATCCTGCAAAGCTCTTTGTGCCCAGGACAGTCATCATTGGAGGCAAG gctgccccaggatACCACATGGCTAAAATGATCATCAAGCTCATTAACGCCGTGGCTCAGGTGGTGAACAACGACCCCGTGGTGGGCAGCAAGCTGAAGGTCATCTTCCTGGAGAACTACAGGGTGTCCCTGGCAGAGAAAG TGATCCCCGCGACCGACCTGTCGGAGCAGATCTCCACAGCGGGCACCGAGGCCTCGGGGACAGGCAACATGAAGTTCATGCTGAACGGGGCTCTGACCATCGGCACCATGGATGGAGCCAATGTGGAGATGGCCgaggaggctggagaggaaaaCCTCTTCATCTTTGGCATGAGGGTGGAGGATGTCACAGAGCTGGACAGGAAAGG GTACAACGCCCAGCTCTACTACGACCGGCTGCCCGAGCTGAAACAGGCTGTGGACCAGATTAAAAGTGGCTTCTTCTCCCCAAACGACCCCAACCTCTTCAACGACGTGGTCAACATGCTCTTCCACCACGACAG GTTTAAAGTCTTTGCAGACTATGAGGCTTATGTCAAGTGCCAGGAGAAGGTCAGCGAGCTGTACCTG AACTCCAAGGCCTGGACCAAGATGGTCATCAGGAAcattgcagcagctgggaagttCTCCAGCGACCGCACCATCAAGGAGTACGCGCGGGACATCTGGCACGTGGAGCCCTCGGACCTGAAGATCCCCCCGCCCAACGAGCCCCGGGACGCGGGGCAGGACAAGACCCCCAACGGCACTGCAGCCTAG
- the ABHD12B gene encoding protein ABHD12B isoform X2 has protein sequence MLRPAMRRRGGVGDSGGGSGGDIVRAEGKLGVAQHGRAGRWWLPWLRTLLLAPLLTYVSFPFLIRLFPSLLNKFVYLNFLSFPLFVDFRRPELLVNNTINLYLTTEPGVTVGIWHTVPSSRGAEAQGKDQRWYEEALADAHPVIIYLHGNGGTRAARHRVQFLKAMGAADFHILALDYRGYADSTGYPSENGFNTDVLALYDWVKARSGNSSILFWGHSLGTGIATNAARKLQEERGVQIGAVVLESPYTNIRDAAANIPITKIFRQFPGFGYLILDSMARAGMFFPSDENVKMLSCPLLILHADDDGVVPPKLGHQLYETALQAYRDKSKVKLITFPQKLGLGHDYISFHPELPALVKDFLNMK, from the exons CGAtgcggcggcgcggcggggtCGGCGACAGCGGCGGTGGCAGCGGTGGCGACATTGTCCGGGCGGAGGGAAAGCTCGGCGTGGCCCAGCACGGGCG GGCCGGGCGCTGGTGGCTGCCATGGCTGCGCACGCTCCTCCTGGCCCCGCTCCTCACCTAcgtctcctttcccttcctcatcCGCCTCTTCCCCAGCCTGCTCAACAAATTCGTCTACCTGAACTTCC TGTCCTTCCCTCTCTTTGTGGACTTTCGGCGGCCGGAGCTGCTGGTGAACAACACCATCAACCTGTACCTCACCACCGAGCCGGGCGTCACAGTTGGCATCTG gcacacggtgccaagcagcagagggGCCGAGGCGCAGGGCAAGGACCAGCGCTGGTACGAGGAGGCTCTGGCTGATGCCCACCCTGTGATCATCTACCTGCACGGCAATGGGGGCACCAG GGCTGCGAGACACCGTGTCCAGTTCTTGAAG GCCATGGGGGCTGCTGACTTCCACATCCTGGCTCTCGACTACAGAG gctATGCAGACTCCACTGGATACCCCTCAGAGAATGGCTTCAACACAGATGTCCTGGCACTCTATGACTGGGTGAAAGCACGGAGTGGGAACAGCAGCATCCTCTTCTGGGGAcattccctggggacagg GATTGCCACCAATGCAGCGAGGAAACTGCAGGAGGAGCGAG ggGTCCAGATTGGTGCTGTTGTCCTGGAGTCTCCCTACACCAACATCCGAGACGCAGCTGCCAACATCCCCATCACcaag ATCTTCCGGCAGTTCCCAGGTTTTGGGTACCTCATCCTGGACTCCATGGCTCGGGCAGGAATGTTCTTCCCCAGTGATGAGAA TGTGAAGATGCTGAGCTGCCCCCTCCTCATCCTGCACGCAGACGATGATGGAGTCGTGCCTCCAAAGCTGGGACACCAG CTCTACGAGACAGCACTGCAGGCCTACAGGGACAAATCCAAGGTGAAGTTAATCACCTTCCCCCAAAAGCTGGGCTTGGGCCACGACTACATCTCCTTCCACCCggagctgcctgccctggtgAA AGACTTCTTAAACATGAAGTGA
- the PYGL gene encoding glycogen phosphorylase, liver form isoform X1 produces MGGPWRGPSPSPSPSRPLPGRCQLGAEAERGAGAQPVCPCAPSPCPRSPAAMSRPLSDQERRKQISIRGIVGAESVAELKRGFNRHLHFTLVKDRNVATPRDYYFALAHTVRDHLVGRWIRTQQYYYEKDPKRIYYLSLEFYMGRTLQNTMINLGLQNACDEAVYQLGLDMEELEEIEEDAGLGNGGLGRLAACFLDSMATLGLAAYGYGIRYEYGIFNQKIRDGWQVEEADDWLRHGNPWEKARPEYMLPVHFYGRVEHSASGAKWIDTQVVLALPYDTPVPGYMNNTVNTMRLWSARAPNDFNLRDFNVGDYIQAVLDRNLAENISRVLYPNDNFFEGKELRLKQEYFVVAATLQDIIRRFKASKFGSTDSVRTVFDSFPDQVAIQLNDTHPAMAIPELMRIFVDIEKLPWDKAWDITKRTFAYTNHTVLPEALERWPVDLVEKLLPRHLQIIYEINQRHLDHIASLFPNDVERLRRMSLIEEGDTKRINMAHLCIVGSHAVNGVAKIHSEIVKTQVFEDFAELEPEKFQNKTNGITPRRWLLLCNPGLAELIAEKIGEDYVRDLSQLTKLHKFVDDDLFIREVAKVKQENKVKFALYLEKEYKVKINPSSMFDVHVKRIHEYKRQLMNCLHIITMYNRIRRDPAKLFVPRTVIIGGKAAPGYHMAKMIIKLINAVAQVVNNDPVVGSKLKVIFLENYRVSLAEKVIPATDLSEQISTAGTEASGTGNMKFMLNGALTIGTMDGANVEMAEEAGEENLFIFGMRVEDVTELDRKGYNAQLYYDRLPELKQAVDQIKSGFFSPNDPNLFNDVVNMLFHHDRFKVFADYEAYVKCQEKVSELYLNSKAWTKMVIRNIAAAGKFSSDRTIKEYARDIWHVEPSDLKIPPPNEPRDAGQDKTPNGTAA; encoded by the exons ATGGGCGGCCCTTGGCGGGGCCCGTCCCCATCGCCGTCCCCGTCCCGTCCCCTGCCGGGGCGGTGCCAGCTCGGGGCGGAGGCGGAACGCGGCGCCGGAGCCCAGCCCGTGTGTCCGTGTGccccctccccgtgtccccgcagccccgccgcgATGTCGCGGCCGCTGTCGGACCAGGAGCGGCGGAAGCAGATCAGCATCCGCGGCATCGTGGGCGCCGAGAGCGTGGCCGAGCTCAAGCGGGGCTTCAACCGGCACCTGCACTTCACCCTGGTCAAGGACCGCAATGTGGCCACCCCACGCGATTACTACTTCGCCCTGGCCCACACCGTGCGGGACCACCTGGTGGGGCGCTGGATCCGCACGCAGCAGTACTACTACGAGAAGGACCCCAAG AGGATTTATTACCTCTCCCTGGAATTCTACATGGGGCGGACGCTGCAGAACACGATGATTAACCTGGGGCTGCAGAACGCCTGTGATGAGGCTGTCTACCAG CTCGGGCTGGACATGGAAGAGCTGGAGGAAATCGAGGaggatgctgggctgggcaacgggggtctgggcaggctggcag cctgCTTCCTGGACTCCATGGCCACGCTGGGGCTGGCAGCCTACGGCTACGGCATCCGCTACGAGTACGGCATCTTCAACCAGAAGATCCGGGACGGGTGGCAG GTGGAAGAGGCTGATGACTGGCTCAGGCATGGCAATCCCTGGGAGAAGGCCCGCCCTGAGTACATGCTGCCCGTGCACTTCTACGGCCGTGTGGAGCACTCTGCCTCTGGTGCCAAGTGGATTGACACCCAG gtggtgctggcactgccctacGACACGCCCGTGCCCGGCTACATGAACAACACGGTCAACACCATGCGCCTGTGGTCAGCCCGCGCTCCCAACGACTTCAACCTGCGCGACT tCAACGTTGGGGACTACATCCAGGCCGTGCTGGACAGGAACCTGGCCGAGAACATCTCCCGGGTGCTCTACCCCAACGACAAC TTCTTcgaagggaaggagctgaggctgAAGCAGGAGTACTTTGTGGTGGCTGCCACCCTGCAGGACATCATCCGCCGCTTCAAAGCGTCCAAATTCGGGAGCACGGACAGCGTCCGCACCGTGTTCGATTCCTTCCCGGACCAG gtTGCCATCCAGCTGAATGACAcacaccctgccatggccatCCCTGAGCTGATGAGGATTTTCGTGGACATTGAGAAGCTGCCGTGGGATAAG GCCTGGGACATCACCAAGAGGACCTTTGCCTACACCAACCACACGGTGCTTCCCGAGGCCCTGGAGCGCTGGCCCGTGGACCTGGTGGAgaagctgctccccaggcacctGCAGATCATCTATGAGATCAACCAGAGACACCTGGAT CACATCGCGTCCCTGTTCCCCAACGACGTGGAGCGGCTGCGGAGGATGTCCCTGATCGAGGAAGGGGACACCAAGAGGATCAACATGGCCCATCTCTGCATCGTGGGCTCCCACGCTGTCAACGGCGTGGCCAAGATCCACTCCGAGATCGTCAAGACTCAAGT GTTCGAGGACTTTGCGGAGCTGGAGCCGGAGAAGTTCCAGAACAAGACCAACGGGATCACCCCGCGGCgctggctcctgctctgcaacCCGGGGCTGGCGGAGCTCATCGCAGAG AAAATCGGGGAGGACTACGTGCGGGACCTGAGCCAGCTGACCAAGCTGCACAAGTTCGTGGACGACGACCTCTTCATCCGGGAGGTGGCCAAAGTGAAGCAG gagAACAAGGTGAAGTTCGCGCTGTACCTGGAGAAGGAGTACAAGGTGAAAATCAACCCTTCCTCCATGTTCGACGTGCACGTGAAGAGGATCCACGAGTACAAGCGGCAGCTGATGAACTGCCTGCACATCATCACCATGTACAACC GAATCAGGAGGGATCCTGCAAAGCTCTTTGTGCCCAGGACAGTCATCATTGGAGGCAAG gctgccccaggatACCACATGGCTAAAATGATCATCAAGCTCATTAACGCCGTGGCTCAGGTGGTGAACAACGACCCCGTGGTGGGCAGCAAGCTGAAGGTCATCTTCCTGGAGAACTACAGGGTGTCCCTGGCAGAGAAAG TGATCCCCGCGACCGACCTGTCGGAGCAGATCTCCACAGCGGGCACCGAGGCCTCGGGGACAGGCAACATGAAGTTCATGCTGAACGGGGCTCTGACCATCGGCACCATGGATGGAGCCAATGTGGAGATGGCCgaggaggctggagaggaaaaCCTCTTCATCTTTGGCATGAGGGTGGAGGATGTCACAGAGCTGGACAGGAAAGG GTACAACGCCCAGCTCTACTACGACCGGCTGCCCGAGCTGAAACAGGCTGTGGACCAGATTAAAAGTGGCTTCTTCTCCCCAAACGACCCCAACCTCTTCAACGACGTGGTCAACATGCTCTTCCACCACGACAG GTTTAAAGTCTTTGCAGACTATGAGGCTTATGTCAAGTGCCAGGAGAAGGTCAGCGAGCTGTACCTG AACTCCAAGGCCTGGACCAAGATGGTCATCAGGAAcattgcagcagctgggaagttCTCCAGCGACCGCACCATCAAGGAGTACGCGCGGGACATCTGGCACGTGGAGCCCTCGGACCTGAAGATCCCCCCGCCCAACGAGCCCCGGGACGCGGGGCAGGACAAGACCCCCAACGGCACTGCAGCCTAG